In Bacillus cytotoxicus NVH 391-98, the following are encoded in one genomic region:
- a CDS encoding ABC transporter ATP-binding protein produces MEKIIEVNNVSKIFKYKKAVDNVSFHVEKGQIVALLGPNGAGKTTTISMMLGLKEPSKGNVSLFGKSPKHQSVRNRLGAMLQGVSVIDSVTVEEAIELFRSYYTSPIAKETLLRLSNLESERKQRCEKLSGGQKRRLNFALALAGNPELLFLDEPTVGMDITSRKHFWETIRKLASEGKTIILTTHYLEEADALANRILLFANGKIIADGTPEEMKATISQKTISFSMKEKIPTALLKELPHVTGVQFHNQRIILTTDDIDDTLRAIFQKSLPVKDIAVERGSLDEAFEQFVANQKEGIV; encoded by the coding sequence ATGGAAAAGATTATTGAAGTAAATAATGTTTCAAAAATATTTAAATATAAAAAAGCAGTAGATAACGTTTCGTTTCATGTGGAGAAAGGACAGATTGTCGCATTGCTTGGTCCGAATGGTGCGGGGAAAACAACAACCATTTCTATGATGCTTGGATTAAAAGAGCCATCAAAAGGAAATGTGTCCCTATTTGGAAAGAGTCCGAAACATCAAAGTGTTCGAAATCGCCTCGGTGCAATGCTACAAGGGGTTAGTGTGATTGATAGTGTAACAGTGGAAGAAGCAATTGAATTATTTCGTAGTTATTATACAAGCCCGATTGCAAAAGAAACATTACTGCGACTATCGAACTTAGAGTCAGAGAGAAAACAACGATGTGAGAAATTATCAGGTGGACAAAAGAGAAGGTTAAATTTTGCCCTTGCACTTGCAGGGAACCCAGAATTGCTATTTTTAGATGAGCCTACTGTAGGTATGGATATTACATCGAGGAAACATTTTTGGGAAACAATTCGAAAACTAGCAAGTGAAGGAAAAACAATTATTTTAACAACACATTATTTAGAAGAGGCGGATGCTTTAGCTAATCGAATTTTGTTGTTTGCAAATGGAAAAATCATTGCTGATGGAACACCAGAAGAAATGAAAGCAACCATTTCACAAAAAACGATTTCTTTTTCTATGAAGGAGAAAATCCCAACAGCTTTATTGAAGGAATTACCACATGTTACGGGTGTGCAGTTTCATAATCAGCGCATCATTTTAACAACAGATGATATAGACGATACATTGCGGGCCATTTTTCAAAAGAGTTTACCTGTTAAAGATATCGCAGTGGAACGTGGAAGTCTTGATGAGGCTTTTGAACAGTTTGTTGCAAATCAGAAGGAGGGAATTGTATGA